ACTCATCGTCACGCGGCGAACGCGCGGAGCGTGAGCATGTCCGGATTATTCGCGCGGAGCCGTCGCGGCCCGACGTGCCTCGGTGCCGATGGTCTCGGCGAGCAATCGCGCGGACTCCATGTGCGCCACGTGCGCGACGTGGAGCGGGAGCAGGACGCCGGGCGGCTTCAGCGGTATGCAAGCCAGGCCGGGGAAAAGGTTGCTGCGGATGCCGGCGCCGAACGTGCCGGCGAGGCCGACCGCGCCGCGCTGGGCGCCCAGCAGAAGAGCTTCCTGAAACGTGGCGCCGGCGGAAAAAATCCGCGGGGTGAAATCCGCCGCGCGACACGCCGCGATCAGCGCGCGATCGCGACCGGGCGCGCTCTCGGGCGAGAGGCTGATGATTTCCTGGTCGCGCAGCTCATCGAGCGAGAGCTGGCGTTTCTTGGCCAGCGGATGGTCGAGGGCCACGAGCACGGAGACGGGAAACTCGCAGGCCGTCTCGATGGTCACGCCGGGCGCGTTCGGCAGGTCGCCGGGGCCGAGCACCGCCACGTCGAGCGCGCCGTCGCGCAGCGCGACGATCATCTGCGCGTTGGTCAATTCCTGCACGGCGTAGGTGGTTTCCGGCTGGCGCCGCGTGCGTTTCTCCAGCGCGGGGGCGAGCACGCGGCTCCAGATCACCATCGTGCCGTAGTAGCCGACGCGCAGCACGGCGGGTTCCCGCACCGCCTCGCCTTGGGCGAAGCTGAGCGCGGCCTCCATCTTCGCGAGCGCGGGCGCGCCGCGCTCGCGCAGGGCCCGGCCGGTCGCGGTGAGGCGGAGTCCGGCGGGATGGCGCACGAAGAGCGAATGGCCCACCTCGCGCTCGAGTTCGCGGATTTGGCGGCTGAGCGCTGGCTGCGTGACGTTCAGGCGGCGCGCGGCGGCGGAGATGCTCAACGTCTCGGCGGCGACGAGGAAGGTGCGGAGGTGTCGTAGTTCCACGTGAAAGATTCAGAGCCGCTCGATGACGCGGCACGCCTCGGCGGCGATGAGTTCGGCGAGCGGCTGGGCATGCGGGACCGTCTCGGCGTGCGCGACGTGCAGTTCGAGCCGGACGCCCGGAGGCTTGAGCTTGATGAAGACGACGCCGGGGTGCGGCGCGGTCATCGCGAAATTGCCGGCGATGCCCAGCGCCTGTCGTTGGATGCCGGCGGTGATCGCCTCGGGGATGTTGCGGCCGATGGGCAGGAGCTTCGGCACGAAACCGGCGGCGCGGCACGCGTCGACGAATGCGCGGTCGCGTCCCGGCGCCGAGTCCTCGGTGAGCGTCACGATCTCCTCGTCGCGCAACTCCTCGAGGGCGAGCTGCCGTTTTTTCGCGAGGCGGTGGTTGATCGGTGCGAGCACGGCGGCGGGGAAGCTGCTGGCGACGCTGATCGCGATGCCGGAAAGGCGCGGATACTCGCCCGGCCCGAGCAGGGCGACGTCGATCCGGCCCTCGCGCAAATCGCCGAGCAGTTCGCCGCAGCTGCGGTCGGTGACGGCGTAGCTCAACCCTGGCACGCGGCGCGCCAGCTTGTCCATGGCGGGAGCGAGGATCTTGGCCCACGTGTCCATCGTCGCGTAGTAGCCGACGCGCAGCAGCGGCGGGCCGCTTTTCTCATC
This portion of the Opitutia bacterium genome encodes:
- a CDS encoding LysR family transcriptional regulator: MELRHLRTFLVAAETLSISAAARRLNVTQPALSRQIRELEREVGHSLFVRHPAGLRLTATGRALRERGAPALAKMEAALSFAQGEAVREPAVLRVGYYGTMVIWSRVLAPALEKRTRRQPETTYAVQELTNAQMIVALRDGALDVAVLGPGDLPNAPGVTIETACEFPVSVLVALDHPLAKKRQLSLDELRDQEIISLSPESAPGRDRALIAACRAADFTPRIFSAGATFQEALLLGAQRGAVGLAGTFGAGIRSNLFPGLACIPLKPPGVLLPLHVAHVAHMESARLLAETIGTEARRAATAPRE
- a CDS encoding LysR family transcriptional regulator is translated as MELRHLKTFLAAAETLSISAASRQLRVTQPALSRQIQDLEAEIGQPLFVRHPKGLRLTAAGEELRARGAKIVVALDETLRAVRGDEKSGPPLLRVGYYATMDTWAKILAPAMDKLARRVPGLSYAVTDRSCGELLGDLREGRIDVALLGPGEYPRLSGIAISVASSFPAAVLAPINHRLAKKRQLALEELRDEEIVTLTEDSAPGRDRAFVDACRAAGFVPKLLPIGRNIPEAITAGIQRQALGIAGNFAMTAPHPGVVFIKLKPPGVRLELHVAHAETVPHAQPLAELIAAEACRVIERL